AACACATTCAATTAAAACCAGCTGGAGAGAGAATAATATTTTTGATACCGATCTTGATGGGCACAAAGTAACAATTGATCTTGGTGAGGAGCAAGGTGGTAATAATGACGGACCACGACCGAAAAAGCTTATGCTTGTTGCCGCCACCGGCTGTTCAGGTCTGGATGTAGTAGAAATGGTACGCAAGATGCGAGTAGATTTAAAAGGGTTTGATATCCGCATCGATGCTGAGATGTCTGATGAACATCCTAAGGTGTACACCTCTATGAAGGTGGTATATGAGTTTACCGGTGATAATCTGCCAGTTGAGAAGCTTGAGAGAGCCTGTAAGCTTTCCTTTGATAAGTACTGCGGTGTGCTTGCTCTTTATAAGAGTGCAGTACCCGTAACTTACGAAGTAGTAATTCATAACTGATAAACTTTTACACTTTATTACAGAAAAATTTCCATATATTTTCATATCTTTGCGGCAGGTTTATCATTTATCAACAGATCATTCTTAAAAAAACATATTAAACATAGGAACTATGCAAACAATGGACTCATTTAATTTTGCCAATAAGAAGGCATTCGTGCGTGTGGATTTCAATGTGCCACTCGATGATAACTTCAACATTACTGATGACACACGTATCCGTGCAGCTGTACCCACTCTGAAGAAAATACTTAAAGATGGCGGCAGCGTTATCATAGGATCACATCTGGGCAGACCAAAGGGTGTTACCGATAAATTTTCTTTAAAGCACATTTTATCACGTGTATCAGAACTTCTTGAAGTGGATGTTAAATTCGCAGAGGATTGCATAGGTGAAACAACCGAAGCAATGGTGGCTGCTCTTCATCCGGGTGAAGCGTTGCTGCTTGAGAATCTTCGTTTCTATGCTGAAGAAGAGGGTAAACCCCGCGGCCTTGCTGCTGATGCAACAGAAGAAGTTGCTGCTGCAAAGAAGGCATTAAAGGAATCACAGAAAGAATTCACAAAGAAACTTGCTACATATGCAGATGTTTACGTGAATGATGCTTTTGGTACTGCACACCGCGCTCATGCATCCACAGCTCTGATTGCTGATCATTTCGACAGTGATCACAAACTGTTTGGCTACCTGCTTCAGAACGAAATCACTGCAGTAGAAAAGGTGATGAAAGATACAGAAAAACCATTTACAGCAATTATGGGTGGTTCTAAAGTGTCTACTAAGATTGAAATTATCAAGAACCTTCTGGATAAGGTGGACAACCTGATCCTTGCAGGTGGTATGACATACACATTCGCAAAAGCTTTCGGTGGTAAGATCGGTAACTCTATAGTAGAGGATGATAAGCTTGATCTTGCAAGAGAGCTGGTTGAACTAGCAAAAGAAAAAGGTGTAAACCTTGTACTTGCAACCGACACTAAGATTGCCGACAGCTTCAGCAATGATGCAAAAACCGACTTCGCTTCAGTAAAAAATATACCTGATGGTTGGGAAGGTCTGGATATCGGTCCTGAATCTGAAAAACTGTTTACTGAGGTAATCAAAAACTCAAAGACTATTCTTTGGAACGGTCCAGTAGGTGTATTCGAATTTGACAACTTCGCGAAAGGTTCACTTGCTGTATCAAATGCAATTGTAGAAGCAACTAAAAATGGTGCTTTCTCACTTGTTGGTGGTGGCGACTCAGTAGCTTGCGTTAACAAATTCGGTCACGCTGATCAAGTTTCATACGTATCAACAGGAGGTGGTGCTCTTCTTGAGATGATCGAAGGAAAAGTTCTTCCGGGAATTAAAGCAATCAGGGGGTATTAATACCACTGACTAATTAAGCCATAAAATATCCACGGGGGCGGGTCATTCGTTTGACACCGCCCCTGTTTTGTTTTACAACACTCTTGTCAGACAGATTTAATACAAGAGTACTGCTTCAGTATTGTTCCTGATACAGTAATAACTATTATTTATCTGGGCTGAGATGATAGAAGTCAGTAGTGAACTCACTGGGATTCTTTGAAGTTTTAAGCTAATGTATTGGTTTTTTTTGTAATTTTGAAACCAATTTCAAAAAAATACAGGATTATGGGATAAGACTGTAATACCTGATTCGCAATCACAAAAAAATGAATATTTCTTATAACTGGCTCAAGGAGTATCTTAAATTTGATTTAACTCCACAGCAAACTTCTGAGGTACTGACACAGATCGGACTGGAAACAGAGAGTGTAGAGGAGGTTCAGACTATTAAAGGTGGTCTGAAGGGTTTGGTAATTGGTGAAGTCTTAACATGCAAGGATCATCCTAACTCTGATCATCTGCATCTGACTACAGTAAACATTGGTGATGGAAACGAACCCCTGAATATTGTATGCGGTGCACCAAATGTTGCTGCAGGGCAGAAGGTGGTTGTTGCTACTGTTGGCACAACCCTATATTCCGGTGAAGAGGAGTTTAAGATTAAACGCTCTAAAATTCGTGGAGAGGAATCATTAGGTATGATCTGCTCCGAAGCTGAGATCGGTCTGAGTAATAATCATGATGGAATTATTGTTCTTCCTGAGGATGCTGTAGTAGGAACTCCGGCTGCTGAATATTACAATGTTCAGAGTGATTGGGTATTTAGTGTGGATATTACTCCAAACCGTGTCGACGCAGCTTCTCACTATGGTATCGCGCGAGATCTTGCAGCATATCTTAAACAGCAGGGTAAATCGTTCAGTCTGACAAAACCCTCTGTTGATGATTTTGCAATTGACAAAAAAGATGGCGGTATTGAGGTAATAGTTGAAAACAGGGAGGCCTGCCCCAGATATTCGGGACTGACAATACGTGGTGTGACCGTGAAGGAGAGTCCCGACTGGTTAAAGAACAAACTTCTGCTGATTGGTCTGCGTCCCATTAATAATATAGTGGATATCACCAATTTCATTCTGTATGAAACAGGTCACCCAATGCATGCATTTGATGCTGCATATATTAAAGGTGATGAGGTGGTTATCCGCACACTTCCTGAAAAGACCAAATTTACAACCCTTGATGATCAGGAGCGTGAATTGAGAGATAAGGACCTGATGATATGCAACAGTGAAGAGGGAATGTGTATAGCAGGTGTATTCGGCGGTAAAAATTCCGGTGTAACTGAAAACACAAAAGATATATTTCTGGAGTCGGCATATTTCCATCCCACCTGGGTAAGAAAAACAGCCCGCAGACATGGCTTGAACACCGATTCATCATTCCGTTTTGAACGTGGTGCAGATCCAAATAACACAGTTTATGCTCTTAAAAGAGCTGCCTTGCTGGTTAAAGAAATTGCAGGTGGAGAGATAGCAGGCGAGATAAGAGACATCTATCCTGTTGAAATAGAGCGGCCTAAAGTTGTTCTGTCGTATGATAAGACAAACAAGCTTATTGGTAAGGAGATACCAAAAGACGATATAAAGAGCATTCTGAAGAGTCTGGATATTGAAATTGAGGCTGAATCTGAATCTGAACTTACTCTTCGTATCCCCACATACAGGGTTGATGTTACACGTGATGTTGATGTGATTGAGGATATTCTTCGCATATATGGATATAATAATGTAGAAGTGAGCCATTCATTGAAGGCAAATCTTTCATACAAAACAGCTACTGACAGGAAACAAAACCTGCAGACACTTATATCTGAACAGCTTACAGCAAACGGTTTTGATGAGATAATGAATAACTCGCTCACTAAGAAGAGTTATTATGAGATACAGGAGACATATCCTCTGAAAAACTGTGTAACATTGGTGAACCCGTTAAGCAATGACCTTAGCGTTATGCGGCAGACACTTCTGTTTGGCGGACTTGAAAGTATTGTATACAACCGTAACCGTAAACATAGCGATCTCTGTTTCTATGAGTTTGGTAATTGCTACTTCTATGATGCAGACAAGAAAAAGGATAATGATATACTTGCAGAGTACTCTGAATCAACCTATGCAGGTTTATGGATAACAGGCAAGCGTACACATAAAAACTGGGCTGCACCTGAGGAGCAAAGCTCTGTATTCGAACTGAAAGCTCATATTGAGAACATAATGATCAGAATCGGGATTGGTAAAGACCGCATTATATATGAACCTCTGCAGAACGATCTCTTCTCCACAGCAATGTCAATTGGCACAAATAACAGAAAATTGGGTTATTTTGGGGTTGTATCAAAAGCAATCAGGAAGTCATTCGATATAGAATCAGAAGTATTCTTTGCTGAGTTGAACTGGGATCTGCTGATGAAGGATTCTGAAAAACATAAGGTACAGTTTTTCGAAATCTCCAGATTCCCCGAGGTTAGTCGCGACTTAGCCCTTCTCATAGATAAGAGTGTCACTTTCGCACAGATAGAGCAGGTTGCACTGAAATCAGAAAGAAAATTACTGAAGAATGTTGTTCTGTTTGATGTTTATGAAGGTAAGAATCTGCCAGAAGGCAAGAAATCCTATGCAGTAAACTTTATCATTCAGGATGAAGAGAAAACGCTGACCGACAAGCAGATTGACAAGGTTATGAGCAAGATACAGCAGAACCTTCAAAATGAGCTGGGAGCACAGTTAAGATAATCAGGGATTATAATTTTGAAAATAATCGATATATAGATAAAAAAGAAGCGCAATCAAGATAATATTATGGGAAGAGCATTTGAATACCGCAAAGCAAGAAAGATGAAGAGATGGGGCAATATGGCCCGCGTTTTCACCAAGTTGGGAAGAGAAATAACTATTGCAGTTACAGAAGGTGGTCCCGAGCCCGATTCAAATCCCCGCCTAAGGGTACTAATTCAGCAGGCTAAGAAAGAGAACATGCCTAAGGAGAATGTTGAACGCGCTATAAAGAAAGCAACCGACAAAGATTTCTCCAACTACAAGGAGATGGTTTATGAAGGATATGGTCCTTATGGTATAGCAATTGTTGTGGAAACAGCCACTGACAACCCCACCCGCACAGTTGCAAACGTTCGCAGCTATTTCAACAAGCATGGAGGTTCTCTCGGAACTACAGGCAGTCTTGAGTTCATGTTCGACCATAAATGTGTATTCAAGATCGCTCCAAAAGAGGGAGTTGATCTGGAAGATCTGGAACTAGAACTTATCGATTTCGGAGTTGATGAAGTTGTTAACGAAGAGGAAGATATACTACTTTATGGCGACTTCAAATCATACTCTGATATTCAGAAATATCTGGAAGATAACGGCTTCGAAATCTTTTCAGCCGAATTTGAACGTATCCCCAAAGACACAAAAGATCTTGAACCAAGTCAGCGCGAGCAGATCGAGAAACTACTCGAGAAGTTCGAAGAGGACGATGATGTTCAGAATGTATTCCACAACATGTCTGAAGTGGAAGATGAGGATTAGAACCTATTTCTGCAGCTGGGAGTATCTTTCTAGAGCCTCCTTGGCTGCAGCATAAGAACTTTTTCTCGCGTGCAGTAGATCATCCTCAAGCTTCAGTAGCAGTGCTGCAATTTCAGGATCATTATAGAAACTGTTTCGCAGATGCTCATTAATAGTTTCATACATTCTGTACTTAGCTTGCTCGTTCCTTTTCTGATAGAAGTAACCATTATCCTTTACAAACTTTATATAACGGTCGATCATATCCCAGATCTCCTCAATCCCGATGTTATAATAACCTGAGTAGGTAAGCACTTCAGGAGTCCACCCCGATTCAGGCAATGGAAACAGATGCAGTGCATTTTGAAGCTGCCGTTTGGCAATCTTAGCCTTTGCAATATTATCACCATCGGCCTTGTTAATAACAATACCGTCTGCCATCTCCATTATCCCCCTCTTTATTCCCTGCAGCTCGTCACCCGTTCCTGAAAGCTGTATCAGCAGGAAGAAATCCACCATTGAATGAACTGCAATCTCCGACTGACCCACTCCCACCGTCTCTACTAATATATAGTCAAACCCTGCTGCTTCACAGAGAATTATAATTTCACGCGTCTTTCTTGCAACGCCACCCAGAGAACCTGCAGATGGGGAAGGTCTGATAAAGGCATCCTGTTCAACCGAAAGCCTTTCCATTCTTGTTTTGTCACCAAGTATACTTCCTTTTGAACGCTCACTGGAAGGGTCTATAGCCAGTACAGCAAGTTTATGCCCATTCTTCAGAAGATGCATACCGAATGAGTCGATTGATGTACTTTTCCCTGCGCCCGGCACTCCTGTAATCCCTACTCTGATTGAATTACCTGAGTGTGGCAGACACTTCTCTATAATAGATTGCGCCAGTTCGTGGTGCTCAGGCAGAGAGCTCTCTACAAGCGTTACAGCCTTACTTAGCATTGTGCGGTTACCCGACAAAATACCTTCCACATACTCCTCTGCAGAATTAGTCTTCCTCTTTATCCTCTTCTTAAGATATGGATTTACACTTGGTGGTTGGGTTACTCCTTTATTCACAATCAAACCTTTGTATTTCTCGTCGTTCTCGGGATGTTCCATCATATGATTAAAATTAAAAACCGAATGAAGTCATTTGCAAATTTACTTCATTCGGTCTGTATTATCAATCCGAAAATGAAATATTATTTTTTCGGAGTTACATTACCTTTGATAGTAAGCACATAAACGGTATCCGGAATATTAGTATAAACCCTTATGGTTTTGTTGAAAGTACCTGGACGACGCACAGTTGAATATTGCGCTGAAATGGTCCCCTCCTTACCCGGCAGTATCGGCTGTCGAGTATAGCTTGGAGTTGTACAGCCACAAGAAGAAGATACACGCTGAATTATAATAGGGGCATCACCTGTGTTCTTGAATGTGAATTGAGTTGTAACAGCTCCGATCTCCTCCTTTATTGTACCGAAGTTATGTTCTGTTTTCTGAAATTCCATGGCAGGCTTTTGAGCAAAAGCTAATCCTGTCATAATTAAGCTGAATAGTAGAATAAAACCGACTTTTTTCATTGCAATATATTTTGTTGATAATTTTATCTTAATTTCTAATTGACACAAAAATAACAATTCTGTTTAACAACAGTTCTTTTATTAACTATTTTTTTACTAATACTTTATCACCCTTTGACACAGCATCAGAAATATATTTTACTCCTTATGTACAAAAATCCTTAACAAACATCATCTTCCCGCGTGGCACCGATAGTTGCTATCTTTTAATCTGCAATATCAACTCTTAACCCTTCTGTATGAGAAGTGAATTCTGGAGCATACATACACTGAACTGTGGTTATTCCGTTTGAATAACTACCTTTACGGGTAACGTAAACGGAGTACTCAAAAACGTAAGTACCACGTGGCAGCACATCGAAGTAGAAGTTTGTTGATGCATCTTTAGAGGTTCTGTAATAGATGATACCATTCTGCCAGCTTATACCTGAAACCTGATCGACAGGCTCAAAAGCTGAAGCACGCAAATCTTTCAGATGCACAAATTCAAAATCACGATCCGCACGCAAAGTGAGTCGCACCACCACCTTATCTCCAACCTTAAGCTGTCTCTCCCCACTAATTCTCATCAGCTGCACACCAGATGCACCACTCTCCTCAACAAACAGTTGCTTTTCAATATCGAGAGAACCATCACTCTTACTGATCCTGTCAAGATTCTCATAATATTGCCTGTATAGAGCACCCCAAGCAGGTGCATTACCTATGTGAGTCACTGTTACCCTACCCATATCTGTCGTAATATCACCTCCGCTCCAGCTCTCTTTAATATAACCTGTTCCAGCTTCACCTTTATCCGTTTCAATAATTTTTTCACCTAAGGAGATTGTAGTTGTGCCACTGTCGGAGAACCAGTCATTTCCACTGTTCAGTAATACATAAACCGCATCTGCAGTGGTGTGAGCTGACTCCCAAATCTGAGTCTGCTTCTGCTTCAGAAGCCATCTTTTCATATTATCCATTTCGGTATTGCCGGCACTACCTGCAATAAATGCCTGCATAATGAAGGTGTGTACCGTTACTGCAGATTGTGACATAAATACATTAGCACGGTTATTTGGCCAGTACATACCCAGCTCATCAGAAATAACTGCATGCTCACGGTAGGAATCAAGTATATTTTTTACAATACCACTGTTACCCTCTCTTTCCATCAGTATTGCTATTAATGAACGTTCGTAGAGACCGTAGGCTGACCAGTTTTTCATAATCACCGATTTATAGAAACCGGTCATCTCTTCCACCTGATCATCTACTGGAAACTCACTGTATGCACCCCTCACAAAAAGATATTCAAGATCAGCAGTAGAGATCGTTTTAATACTTTTCCAGTTCCTGTTATATTTCTTAAGATTCTCAAAGCGTCTTAATGCCTCAGCATCAATGTAGCTTACTGCCTTCGACTTCATAGATTGCAGGTCATCAGTAACCACAACTGCACCCAGAGATTTTAGCTGACTGAATCCATACAGTATATATTGAGTTATGCTGACACTTGGATTAAATCCCTTGAACCAGCTCCATCCACCCTCTGTTGTCTGAAGCTCAGTGAGTTTATCAATTGTAGTCAGAGTTAGATTGCGACTCCTGTTAAGATCAAACAGCAGAGCCAGTTTCTCTTTCTGCTCAGACTCATTTTTAGCCTCCATCACCCATGGAGTCTCTTCCAGAAGAATATTTTTCAGTTCACTGTTCTTCTCAAGATCAGAAAGAAGCGTTTCTGCATCGCCGCCCTGTTTTTTCCATGCTTCAACCATTGCTGATACTCTTGGATAGGTTTTACCAATATGAGATGCCAGGATATTTGCATAATATGAGGCAAACCAGGATATGGCGTTATCGCTTACAGGCTGTCCCAGAACAGGCAGTGCCTGCACCGCATACCATGCAGGGTTAGAGGTAAACTCAAGAGTCAGACGATAGTCTGTTTCCGTATCACTACCCCTGTTAATAAGCGACTCCATAGTGAAACTTTTTTTATCATTACCATTTATATCCATACGCATACTCTCTATAACCATCATCCTGTCAGGTAGTATCGCAACGGCATGCTGTTCACCATCACTGAAAAGAGCGCTCTCAGCTACTATACGAATTCCCAAAAGATCTATATCTGAAGGCACAACAAAGGACCATGAAACATCGGTAGATGCACCACTCTCAAGAGATATTGATCTACTGCCATTCATCAGTTCAATATCATCTGTTTCAATATCATTCTGAGGATTGAAGAAAATCAGTTTCACGCTGACTGCAAGAGTAGTGTCAGATAGATTGGAGACCTTTGCAGATATCTCTGTCTTATCTCCATGTCGCAGAAAACGGGGAATATTTGGTGTCACCATCAGCTCCTTCTGTGAAACAGTAAAAGCCTCTGCTGCATCATTACTCAACCTCTTATCGTGAGCCAATACCCTGAAACGCCATCTGGTATTGCTTTCAGGTACAGTAAATGCTATCTGTACCCCACCCTTGTCATCAGTTTTAAGCTGTGGGTAGAAGAATGCAGTCTCATTGAAGTTTCTTCTAACCTGTGGCTGAGCATCGCTCTGCTCTGCAGCACCCGCTGCCATCTCCTCACTCTCAATATCAGAATCAGTCTTTAGTTCAGCATATCCCACTATTTCTGAAGGAGCCGGTTGTGGAGCTGCAGCATCGACCCTTAATGACACCCCTTCGTTCAGGATATTTGAAGTACTGCTCCTAAACATGATCCTTCCATAGTTATACAATGAGAAGCCAAACCAGTTGAATCGGTCGAATTCAAACGTTTTTACATTTTTCGTTGGCAATTGAAAATTACCCATTGCTGTTTCAATGCTGAAAGAGATATCCTGACCAAGTGAGCTCATTGTTCCGTAGCGGTCAAACATATAATTTGAGAGATTCCACGGGTATGTTTGGAAGATATTGTCAAGCGAGTAATCATACATGGAGGCCAGCAACTCAGCAACAGCTGGTCTACCTTTTGAATCTGTCACAGAGATACGCCACTCCTCCTCAGACCCCGGGCGAATCCTGTCCCTGAACACATCAAGTCGTACATTCAATTTCTCATCCTCTTTTTCAGGACGAAGCTCCACTCTGCGTGAATAAAACTCACTATCCTTAACATAAGTAAGAATAAGCGTGAGACCATTCTTATAGCTCTCACTGTATGGAAATGTGAATGTAAGGTTTTGGTTATTCATCAGAATCCACTCCCTTTTAAGGAGAGTTTTTTCCTGCCATAATTCATAAAGCAAATTAACCCTCTCCGAAACACCAAAGATTATCTCTGCACTCTTATTAGGAGAAAAGAGAGTGTTCTTCTCAATGAACCAACTGTTTGTCTTTATTGGCGGTCGTTTATCATTAACCGAGTAAAGTACAAAATCCTTTTCAGCCTCTATCCTATTGCCCCTGTCATCCTCAGATTCAAGCTTCAACCTGTATTTACCCGATTTCAATTTTGACAATTGCTCCTTAATCTCTTTCTGCACACCTGATTCAAACAGACCGCTAAACATAAGTCTATCTGTTGAATCATTCTCCAGCAGTGAGAACAGCTGATAATTCCCTTTGGCAACTATATCGGCACCATCAAGGTTTTTTGCAGCGATAACAATATTATCATCACCATCCTTATCAAACCAGTCAGGCATCTCTGTCTGTAGTATCATTGAGATATCACCTACAGTTACTGTATAACTGCCTGTTTGTGTTTCACCATTTATATCTGTGATGGAAGCCTCCACAACAAATGAGTATATTGCTCTTGGAGATATTCCGCCGTCAGGTTTTTCAGGGATAAATGAGATCACGAACAGACCATCATTATCAGTGACACTAACGCCCTCCGCAAAATGCTCGGGAGAGCTTCGCCACGACCACCACCATGACTGGTTTCTTGAAACTCTCCAATCCACGATAGCATTCTGCAGTTTGATCCCTGAGAAATTCTCAGCCTTGCCTTTAAGAACTATCTCCTCACCAAACTTATAAGTTCCCTCTATCTTGTCAAAAGTAACCTCAAACGTTGGTCGCTTATACTCCTCCACATGGAAACTGACACTACCCTTTTCAGATTCAATTATGAAGGAGCCGGGCAACAATCCCTGAGGCAAAACAAACTCACCTGAAACTGATCCAAACTCATTACTTTTCAGTAGCTGTTTCGACAGCTCTCTGCTGTTTGCATCACGAAGAATAAACTCAACCTGCTTGTCGGTAAGAACCGCAGCTACTCCATCAGCCGAACGGGATAATATTGCTTTAAAGTAGACAGTTTGTCCGGGACGATAAAGCGACCTGTCAGTAAAAATATCAGTTCGTTCAACCACCTCTGAACCCATATCTATTTCTTCTGTATAATATATATGTGAAAATGGGAAACGATTCAGGAATGAGCCGTTATCATCACCTTTTATAGCATGAAAGAAGATATTATTGTCATCTGCTGTATTAGCATAAGCTGCATGACCCTCAGAATTGGTATTCAGCGACGCCACCTCAGTCAACACTGAATTTCGCCAGTTACCCGGTAAATTATAAACCTTTACCAGGGCATTATTAACAGGTGCTCCCGTAGTTCTGTCAACAACAAAAAACTCATACTCATTTTTAGATACAGAACGTGTAAATATTGTAAGATCTGAGACAGCAAAGTAGTATATATCACCCCAGCCATTGTTCTCAATTTCAGGATCTGATGAGAATGTGAGAATATATGAACCGGGAGTAGCTATATCAATATTAAATTCAGTTTCACCCTCCATAAACTCAGGAATATCCTTGAGAGGAATATCAATATCACTGATAAAAGTTCTTTTTCCTTCCAGTCCACGACCAATACCGGAACGCGACATCTGAATATCCAAAGGTGAATCAATCCTGTAAAGTTTTGCAGTGAGAGATTTCAGATTGCGGTAGGAAGCTTTAACCTTCTTCTCTTTTTTTATAGAGAACGTGCTGTTTCCCCTCACAGTAAAAGATGGGTTGGTAAGCCGCTGCAAATGGTTTTCCAGCAGAGATATACGCTCATAATCAGGATACCAGTTTATATATTCATTAAGCAGGTTATATAGTTTTTCCTTTTTCTGATCAGCTGCTAAATTGTCAGAACGGGAGACTCCTATTTCATATAGATTCATTGATGCTATTTTATCAACAATCTCAACACTGAACTCGTTCCCCTCCCACTCTTCAAGCAACTTGCTGAATAGTGGTTGAATATTCGAAGCATAAGTGGTTTGCAATTGAGAAAGATATTCAATTCTATCAAGATCCGTTAACAGTACAGAGTTCTTTAATCCTCTGGCAGATAGCGATCTAATCAGTTTTTTATATGTCTCAAGAGCCCAAAGGTTGTATTCAGTAGATTTAGGGCTGAAGTCGATTTCAATAAATTGCTCAGAAGGTGTAAACAGAGACTCCGGTAAGATATTTTTCTTTTTAAGAGTTCTGGTCAGATCTTCATCTGTATCAATCTGTCTAAACAATTCAATAGCCCTTCGTGCGAGAAAATCATACATAGAAGGGAAGAAGCGACGAGAATCCTTTCCTGTTTCAATAATTTCAGAATAGAGTTCTGTGTTTACGGCAACCAGCTCATCCTCGGATGTTATCGAGGCATTCAGATGCTCTGTAATCCTATCATAAAAGTTGTTTCTTGTCCACTCCTTCATATCAGAAGGAAGAAAATCTCCCAGCTCGGTGCGCTGGTTAACTGTCCACTGATCTCTCTGATAATATTGAAGATATAGCTCCCCCAGCATTGAGTGAATAACAGATTTCTCTACCTTGTTACTGCTCTTCTCGAGCATCTCCTTAAGGTTATTAAATATCAGGGAGTCGTTCTGACCATCAACAGACAGATCATACTTGCCCTCATGTATGAGAGCTTTGATAACCTGAGGAGTGTTTTTCTCCTTAATAGCTTTTTGCAGTATTAGTCCCACTTGCTCTGAAGCTGATTTAG
This portion of the Lascolabacillus massiliensis genome encodes:
- a CDS encoding alpha-2-macroglobulin family protein, with protein sequence MRKAYLILLLTLLVSGVFSQNRTEMNRDNYEKEWAIVADFEKKSLPKSASEQVGLILQKAIKEKNTPQVIKALIHEGKYDLSVDGQNDSLIFNNLKEMLEKSSNKVEKSVIHSMLGELYLQYYQRDQWTVNQRTELGDFLPSDMKEWTRNNFYDRITEHLNASITSEDELVAVNTELYSEIIETGKDSRRFFPSMYDFLARRAIELFRQIDTDEDLTRTLKKKNILPESLFTPSEQFIEIDFSPKSTEYNLWALETYKKLIRSLSARGLKNSVLLTDLDRIEYLSQLQTTYASNIQPLFSKLLEEWEGNEFSVEIVDKIASMNLYEIGVSRSDNLAADQKKEKLYNLLNEYINWYPDYERISLLENHLQRLTNPSFTVRGNSTFSIKKEKKVKASYRNLKSLTAKLYRIDSPLDIQMSRSGIGRGLEGKRTFISDIDIPLKDIPEFMEGETEFNIDIATPGSYILTFSSDPEIENNGWGDIYYFAVSDLTIFTRSVSKNEYEFFVVDRTTGAPVNNALVKVYNLPGNWRNSVLTEVASLNTNSEGHAAYANTADDNNIFFHAIKGDDNGSFLNRFPFSHIYYTEEIDMGSEVVERTDIFTDRSLYRPGQTVYFKAILSRSADGVAAVLTDKQVEFILRDANSRELSKQLLKSNEFGSVSGEFVLPQGLLPGSFIIESEKGSVSFHVEEYKRPTFEVTFDKIEGTYKFGEEIVLKGKAENFSGIKLQNAIVDWRVSRNQSWWWSWRSSPEHFAEGVSVTDNDGLFVISFIPEKPDGGISPRAIYSFVVEASITDINGETQTGSYTVTVGDISMILQTEMPDWFDKDGDDNIVIAAKNLDGADIVAKGNYQLFSLLENDSTDRLMFSGLFESGVQKEIKEQLSKLKSGKYRLKLESEDDRGNRIEAEKDFVLYSVNDKRPPIKTNSWFIEKNTLFSPNKSAEIIFGVSERVNLLYELWQEKTLLKREWILMNNQNLTFTFPYSESYKNGLTLILTYVKDSEFYSRRVELRPEKEDEKLNVRLDVFRDRIRPGSEEEWRISVTDSKGRPAVAELLASMYDYSLDNIFQTYPWNLSNYMFDRYGTMSSLGQDISFSIETAMGNFQLPTKNVKTFEFDRFNWFGFSLYNYGRIMFRSSTSNILNEGVSLRVDAAAPQPAPSEIVGYAELKTDSDIESEEMAAGAAEQSDAQPQVRRNFNETAFFYPQLKTDDKGGVQIAFTVPESNTRWRFRVLAHDKRLSNDAAEAFTVSQKELMVTPNIPRFLRHGDKTEISAKVSNLSDTTLAVSVKLIFFNPQNDIETDDIELMNGSRSISLESGASTDVSWSFVVPSDIDLLGIRIVAESALFSDGEQHAVAILPDRMMVIESMRMDINGNDKKSFTMESLINRGSDTETDYRLTLEFTSNPAWYAVQALPVLGQPVSDNAISWFASYYANILASHIGKTYPRVSAMVEAWKKQGGDAETLLSDLEKNSELKNILLEETPWVMEAKNESEQKEKLALLFDLNRSRNLTLTTIDKLTELQTTEGGWSWFKGFNPSVSITQYILYGFSQLKSLGAVVVTDDLQSMKSKAVSYIDAEALRRFENLKKYNRNWKSIKTISTADLEYLFVRGAYSEFPVDDQVEEMTGFYKSVIMKNWSAYGLYERSLIAILMEREGNSGIVKNILDSYREHAVISDELGMYWPNNRANVFMSQSAVTVHTFIMQAFIAGSAGNTEMDNMKRWLLKQKQTQIWESAHTTADAVYVLLNSGNDWFSDSGTTTISLGEKIIETDKGEAGTGYIKESWSGGDITTDMGRVTVTHIGNAPAWGALYRQYYENLDRISKSDGSLDIEKQLFVEESGASGVQLMRISGERQLKVGDKVVVRLTLRADRDFEFVHLKDLRASAFEPVDQVSGISWQNGIIYYRTSKDASTNFYFDVLPRGTYVFEYSVYVTRKGSYSNGITTVQCMYAPEFTSHTEGLRVDIAD